One stretch of Miscanthus floridulus cultivar M001 chromosome 18, ASM1932011v1, whole genome shotgun sequence DNA includes these proteins:
- the LOC136519997 gene encoding jasmonate O-methyltransferase-like, with the protein MAAVLVVETLHMVPGDGDTSYARNSTFQSGLQSKLKPMIEEAVASLLNDNGATADAYCGGIAIADLGCSSGPNTLALVSTAVDAVRRRCSELQQQPPELCIHLNDLPSNDFNLVIRSLATYIKTQESFRSPVLTSIVPGSFHGRLFNKSSLHLVCSTASLHWLSKVPEDLVRNGIPFYGRDEAVRCARRSTVIKAYARQFNDDFTRILHMRAQEMVPGGRMVFSLVGQSAILFLEFTNAILHEMASKGLIDNEKLDSFYIPFYGPSEKELREIIEAEGSFSIDKMALHESLDQNVILAPETAARTVRAVMEPIITQHFGPSADAMDEFLRITEKFIKMSPLDEFSPSKSSAFVAASLTRRT; encoded by the exons ATGGCAGCCGTACTTGTAGTGGAAACTCTGCACATGGTTCCCGGAGACGGAGATACAAGCTACGCTCGCAACTCCACTTTTCAG AGTGGCCTGCAAAGCAAGCTAAAGCCAATGATAGAGGAAGCCGTGGCAAGCCTCCTGAACGACAATGGTGCCACTGCCGACGCATACTGCGGTGGCATTGCGATCGCCGACCTGGGCTGTTCCTCCGGTCCAAACACGCTTGCGCTTGTGTCCACAGCCGTGGACGCCGTCCGCCGCCGCTGCTCGGAGCTCCAGCAGCAGCCACCGGAGCTGTGCATACACCTCAACGACCTCCCAAGCAACGACTTCAACCTGGTCATCAGGAGCCTGGCCACGTACATAAAAACCCAAGAAAGCTTCAGATCTCCTGTCTTAACCAGCATCGTCCCCGGCTCATTTCACGGGCGTCTCTTCAACAAAAGTAGCCTTCATCTAGTGTGCTCGACCGCTAGCTTGCACTGGCTCTCAAAG GTACCTGAAGATCTGGTGAGGAACGGAATCCCGTTTTACGGCAGGGATGAGGCGGTGAGGTGCGCTCGACGTTCCACAGTCATCAAGGCCTATGCTCGGCAGTTTAACGATGACTTCACACGGATCTTGCACATGCGAGCTCAAGAGATGGTTCCTGGAGGCCGGATGGTTTTCTCCCTTGTTGGGCAGAGTGCCATTCTGTTTTTGGAATTCACAAATGCCATACTACACGAAATGGCGTCAAAG GGTTTGATCGATAATGAGAAACTTGACTCTTTCTACATACCATTTTACGGGCCGTCAGAGAAGGAGCTGAGGGAGATAATAGAAGCTGAGGGTTCATTTTCAATCGACAAGATGGCTCTCCATGAATCTCTTGATCAAAATGTCATTCTCGCGCCAGAGACAGCGGCGCGCACAGTTAGAGCTGTAATGGAGCCAATCATAACGCAGCATTTTGGCCCATCTGCAGATGCTATGGACGAGTTCTTAAGGATCACGGAGAAGTTCATCAAGATGTCGCCTCTAGATGAGTTCTCTCCAAGTAAATCCAGCGCTTTCGTTGCTGCGTCCCTCACAAGGAGGACATAA